From the Alteromonas sp. CI.11.F.A3 genome, the window TATAGAAGGTAAAAAGCCATCAGGATAGATAGAGGTAATGTTACGGCTATCTGATGCTCTTCGATAAAAACCGCCACCAATAGAATCACGTGAACTAAAGCCCGCAGTACCATAAAATTCGATGCTGTCGTTAATGGCTTTACCTGCGTTTACGAACAGCGCGTAATCTTCTACTTCACCGTTACCATATACATGGTTGTAGCGGTTAACCGTAAATTCTCTTTCATCTAAATTACCATCAGCGTCACGAGCATAATTTTCGCGGGTATCGAAGTCGGAACGATTTGATTCACCGCGATCGCGGTATTCTGCTGATACATTTACAAAGCCATCATCGCCCCACTCAAAGCCCATGTTGCCGCGAAGGGTAAAAGTTTGACCGTCGGTCAGTTCACGGTCTGAACCAGTATTGAATGCAAGGTTGCCATCAGCATCTGCACTTACGCCTTCTAAATTCGGCACGCCGTCCATCGTAGTTACGTTCGCGCCGTATGTGGCCGACACTTCACCGCCTTCGCTAGCATCTTTCAATACAATATTAATTACGCCCGCAATGGCGTCTGAACCGTATTGTGCCGCCGCGCCGTCGCGAAGTACTTCAATGCGTTTAATCGCATTAGCGGGTATAGCATTTAAATCTACAGCCGAAGAGCCACGGCCTACAGAACCGTTTAGGTTAAGTAGCGCTGAAGTATGGCGGCGCTTACCATTCACTAAAACAAGTGTGTGATCTGGCGCTAACCCACGAAGCTGAGCGGGGCGAACATGGTCTGTTCCATCAGTAACAGAAGGCTGCGGGAAGTTGAAGCTTGGCAACAACGAGTTAAGGATCATGTTGGTTTCGGTTAAACCAGTGGCTTCAATAGAAGACGCATCGATAATATCGATAGGAACCGGAGAGTCATTAACAGTGCGGCCTACACGGCGCGAACCAACAATTTGAATCTGTTCAACATCTTGTTCGTCAATATTGGTTTGTTCTTGAGCGAAGGATGAAGTCGAAAAAGGAATAGCAGCGATTGCGCCAGCGATTAAGGAAAGCTTAAAAGCAGAAGCGTTAAATTTTGCCTGTTGCATTGTGTGTTCCTGAATTTTTATAAATGTATTTCAACATGAGCATAAACTGCATTTACAGGGCGCTAAAAGCGCGTCTGTTTTACGCGTATTTTTGGTACGCATACTGCACCGCAGTTATTGCGATTACTTTCTTTTTATGTGGGGTACAGCTAAACGCCGATTTGTCTGATTAGACTTATTATTATTAGATGTGATAAACGCGTTTCGTTCATGTGCTTGAGTAAATCACAAAAGAGAAGGTAGGCACAATACTAAAGTTGCAACAATTTCTATATATCAAATAACGTAGGAGTGCTTCTCTGTGGTACAAAACATACATCACATTAACTTTCTGGTAAGAGAGTTAGATAAAGCTGTAGCGGCATTCGCCGAACTCACCAATACCCATCCTATATTTGAGCCACTCTCTAGCCGTGGGGCTAATTCGGCGCGTTTCCAATTGGGCGACACGTGGCTTGTATTTGTCAGCCCAACAGATGAAAACGGCATTATCGCGTCGATTTTAGAAGAAAAAGGAGAGGGGGTTTTTCTCATTTCATTTGGCAGTGACGATCTTTCAAAAACACTCGCTGGATTAACGGGAAACCCTCGCATGGGTGAAATGCGTAAAGGGCTGGCCAATTGGTATGTGCAAGACATTTCATTAGATTATGATTTCGGTTCAATACTGCAGCTTTGTGAAGCGCTTTAATATTTATACCTATATATACCTACATTATTATTTCAAATTGAAATTTATTTATTTCATGTTGAAATATTAATGCTGGTTATTTTCTCATCGATATGACTACACTGGGCGCTTGATTATTGTACAGCCCCCGTGAATCCTACCACACACTGTTTTTTTATTAAGTTGGCACAACTGGTGCAATACCCAGTGTAACTATAATAAAAATTCACGTTACTTCATGGGGCAACCTATTGGAGAAATGTGATGGAAAACAACAACGTGAAATCGGTAAGATTGGTTCAGCCTCAACTTCGTATCCTTATCGTTGGTTATAACGAATTTAGCCAGCTGGTGGGGAGCGTGCTACCTGAATACGTCGGTGAAGCCCAATTTAAGATTGTAGATTCCATCGTTGGAAGTACGAAAGAAATTCAACAGCATATTTCAGAATTTGACCCTGATGTAATAGTCAGCGCAGGTTCAAATGCGCGATATCTACAATCTGCGTTGTCTATTCCAGTAGTCTCGATGCAAACAACAGAATGGGACGTATTCGAAGCGGTTGAAAAAGCCTCTAAGGTCTCAAAGTCAATTCACATCATTTCTTTTGCAGAAGCATCGTGCGCAGCAAAGCTTGCTGATTCCCACCTCAATATCAATATTGTAGAGTCGATTTACTTAACGGCCGACCAAGCAAGAGAGCAGTTTCATATTGCGAGTCAATCTGAAGGCATCGCAGTAGTGGGAGCTAGCCTAGTATGTGGTTTAGCGAATAGCAAAGGTATTCCCTCATTCTTAATTTATACAGAACGCTCGTGTAGAAAAACCCTTCAAAGCGCCATCGACGAAGCTAAGAGAGCCCGTTTGTTAGCCAAAGAACAAGCGTTGGTATCATGGTTACTCACTAAATCTCAAACCCCCATTATCATGGTCGATGAGAGCGATGATGCCTTAACCCTTAATAGCGCTGCCAAGCATCACTTGAATCTAAGTACAAATGCAGAAGTTGATTTAGATGCCCTTATTCATCCAAGTGGTGGAAAACGTGAAACTGATGGCGAATGTGAAATTAACGGTGAGGAGTGGTGGTTTCATCTAGACACGTTATCAGAAGGCAGTACGAGTAAATTCGTTTACCAACTTTATCGCAAAAAACTTAGAAAAACGCCATCCAAGCAAGCGGCATCCCCTCGCCACGATTTAGTCTACCAATCTAACGAGATTGAAGCGGTGTTACAGCAGGTCAAGGCGTTTTCAACATCGCCAAGTAACGTATTGCTGTTTGGAGAGTCGGGCACGGGAAAAGAGTTAGTTGCCAGGCAAATACATCATCAAGGCCCCTATGCGGGTGGCAAGTTTGTCGCCCTTAATTGCAGTGCTATCCCATCTGAGTTGTTTGAAGGTGAACTGTTCGGACATCAGGATGGCGCGTATACAGGCTCAAAGCGAGGTGGTCGCAAAGGGTTAATAGAGGAAGCCGAGAACGGCGCACTATTTCTTGATGAAATTAGCGAGCTAGCGCTAGACCAACAAGCTAAATTGCTAAGGTTTTTACAAGAAAGAAGCTACCGTCCTTTGGGGGGGAACCAAGAGCGAGAAGTTGACCTAAAACTGATCGCCGCTTCAAACCGTTCGTTATCTGAAATGGTTAATGAAGGCGCGTTTCGTGAAGATCTCTACTACCGACTCAATGTATTCAATATCTCTATTCCTCCTTTGCGCGAGCGCCCCGACGATATTCTTCACATTGCGGCGCACAAGCTTGAAAAACTATTAAATCGTTATGGGGTTTTACACAGCCCATCAACCATTCTTGAACATCTCAATGACAGCTTCGCTGCGCACAACTGGCCTGGAAATATACGCGAGTTAGAAAACGTGTTAGAGCGCGTGGTGGCTTATCTTCATACCGTAAACGACCTTGGTCGATTGCAAACAGCATTATCTCAAATTGCGCCAGAGTTAAGTGGGGGGCGTCAGCCTGTATTGACAGACAAAGGAATAATAAAAATAAAAGAAAACGAACTCATTCTAGCCGCATTGGCGCGATGGAAGGGTGATAAACGTAAAGCAGCTCAGGACTTAGGAATTAGCCAAACCACATTGTGGCGAAGGTTAAAAACAATAAATCACAACAATAATTAGTGTTCGGAGATAGTCATGCAAACCACCGGAAAAACATATTTAGCATTGCAAGTGTCGCTCGCGTTAACCATAGGAAGTTCAGCCATTCCTGCTTTTGCACAAGAAGAAAAGCAAGCAACGTCTGAGCTCGTTGAAATTATCAGTATTTCACGAAAGCGCCCTGAAAGTATTCAGGAAGTGCCGATTGCGGTAACGGCGTTGTCAGCAAGGGAATTAGAGGCTGCGGGGGTAGAGCGTCCTTCCGATTTTATTAGCCTGATTCCAAACGTAAGTATTGTTGATGCAGCCAACGTAGGTGATACGCAGGTAAATATCCGGGGGATTATTTCTACACGCGATGCAGAGTCTACGTTTGCGTATGTAGTGGATGGGGTGTTGCAGACTAACCCGAATAGTTTTAACGAAGGGCTAACCGATATAGCCCAAATAGAAGTTTTAAAAGGGCCTCAGGGGGCGCTATATGGCAGAAACGCGGTAGCCGGTGCCATTCTGATAACAACGGAAAAGCCCTCAGACGTGATGGAGGCCAGAATTGAAGGTGGCGTTGGTAATAACAATTCGCAGCGCTATTCAGGAATGCTTACCGGGCCGCTTGCTGACAACGTGTTTGGGCGCATCGTTGTAGCGCATTCAACCACTGATGGTTTTTATGAAAATGTGTATCTGGGACGTGACGACGCGGTAGATTACTTAGAAGATACATCGGTAAAAGGGCGTCTTATTTGGGAAGCGACTGATGACCTTACTTACGATTTTCGCGGTTCGTACAGCGAGGCAAAAGGCGGTGCAATAAACTTCAACGCTGTGTTCGCGCTTCCTAGTTTTGTAGAAGATTTTGGGCAAGATGCATTTTTCAAAGATGTAAATGATCATGAGTTTATTTTTGCTTTTAATGTACCTGGTGAAAATGAGCAAAAAACCACAGAGTTCTCAGTAAAAGCTGACTGGCAAGGCGATGGTTTCGACGTAACCTCTGTGCTTGCATACAATAATTTAGAAGAATATCTGTTATCAGATGGTACAAGCGCTTCATTTTATGGCTATGAAATTACAGAGCAATGTCAAACCGATCGTGCCACATTAAATAACCTTCCTGTCGATTTTGGTGGAGCAGGAAGAAGCGACTTATTTGGCGATTTCCTATCTCCATTTGTAGTCCTTCCGCCAGGACAGGATTTTCAAGGCGTATATGGACCCTACACGCCATCTACGTGTGATGGTTATCAATATCAAGAACGAAGCCAACAAGATTACAGCGGAGAAATTAGATTTACATCGAACGACACAGATTCGCCCCTGCAATGGATAGCGGGCGTCTATTTCGCCAATATTGATAGAGATGTTGTCGTAGCTTACGGTGCTGATTTAGGCCAAGGTTTCTTGCGTCAAGCATACGTTCCGGCCGACGGGCCAAACCCTACAGACTTACTGTTTGATGATACGTTTTCAACCACGGTGTTATCTACGTTCGGCCAAATTGAGTACGACGTTAACGACAAATGGGAAGTGTCTTTCGCACTCAGGTATGACAACGAGTCGCGAGAAGTGGCAAATAATGTACCCAATGTATCTGCCTCTGGTTTTAATGTGAATACCATTGTCGACGGTGTAGTAGGGCCTATCAACCCTGCATTTACGGCTAATCCTGATGGTATTCCCGATCGCGAGCAAAGCTTTAGTCAGTGGCAGCCAAAGCTAACCGTTAGTTACGAAGCAAGCGATGCCCTAAACCTTTATGCCAGTTATGGAGTGGGTTTTAGAAGCGGTGGATTTAATTCTATCGGCACTGAAGCCACGTTAGATTTTTGGTTCAATGCAAGTGGAACCGGTACACCTGGTGATGCGGTTGATGCTCAACTTATCGTACCTGATAACTATGATAAGGAAATTACCACAAGTATTGAATTCGGTGGCAAGGGAACGTTTTTAGACAACCGGTTAAAAGTGAACAGCGCGGTGTTTCACACCAAAGTTGAAGATAATCAGTTCTTTGAGTTCTTTGCTGGCCCGTTTGGATTATTAAGGGCGGTTACCACCATTGATGAGCTAGAAATTCAGGGCTTCGAAATGGACGCAAACTACCGGGTTAACGACAACCTTAGTGTCTTCGCAGGATTGGGGCTTATTGATAGTGAAATCATTGAGAACAGAAATAGACCGCTCTCGGTAGGTAATGAAGCACCACAAACACCAAAATCTTCTTACACCCTAGGTATTTCTTACGATCACGAGATTACCAGCGACTTACAACTTACCACCCGAATTGATTATCAATATGTGGGAGAAACCCATTTCCATACGCTGCAAGGTGAAGAAACGCCTACTATCTGGGATTTCTTCGGCACGTTGGGTGGCGGTGTTCCTCCCGGCCCTCACTCTCAAAACTTCAGTAACGCTCAGCGTGATGCTTATAGCACCGTTAACGCTCGCATTTCCATAGAAGGTGAAATGTGGACGGTCGCATTGTGGGGCAAAAACTTAACTGATGAGGCTTATTTGCAAGAGGTGATCCCTGCGCCAGAATTCGGCGGCTCGTTTGTTCACCCCTCGGCGCTACGTTCCTACGGTTTAGAACTTAGCATGAGTTTCTAATCCCTACGCTTTGAAGATTGAATTGTAATCAGGAAGAATTTATGAATAAACCATTGTCAGGCATTACTGTCATTGACCTTACGCATATGCTGTCAGGGCCATACTGCGGAATGATACTCGCCGATTTAGGGGCAGAGACGATTAAAGTGGAGCCATTGCAAGGGGAAGGCACTCGAAAGCTTCTCGCAACCGACCCCGATAATTCGTTGGACGGTATGGGCGCCTACTTCATTACACTGAACCGAAACAAAAAAAGTGTCTGCATCGATTTAAAATCTGAAGAAGGCTTAAACGTATTCTATGAATTGGTAAAAAAAGCCGATGTGGTGGTCAACAACTTTGGTGCAGGTGTACCAACGCGTTTAAAAATCGACTATGAACAGTTAAGTAAAATAAACCCCGAGATAATCACTTGTTCAATTACGGGTTTTGGTAGCAACGGCCCCAAATTCAAACGTCCAGCGTTTGATCAAGTGGCACAAGCGACTGGTGGCGGTATGTCTATCACGGGTACCGATCCAAATCACCCTGTTCGAGCCGGTATTCCAATCGGTGATTTGGGCGGCGGTATGTTTGCCGTCATGGGGATTCAAGCCGCGCTTTTGGAACGGGCAAAAAGTGGTAAAGGACAAGACGTTGATATCTCAATGTTAGATTGTCAGATATCACTGCTTAACTACATGGCTACAATGTACTTTCTGTCAGAGAAAGACCCATTCCCCATTGGCAATTCGCACTTTGTTCACGTGCCCTACAACACTTTTAAAACAGCGGATGGTTTTATTGTGATTGCAGTTATCACCGATAACTTTTGGCAGAACTTAAAAACGGTGGTGAAGATAGATGCATTGGACTTACCCGAATTCGATACCCAGCCAGGACGGTGGGCAAAGAAAGACTTTATCGACGAAACCCTTAACCAAACACTGCAAACACAAACCTCAAGCTATTGGATTGAAAAGCTAGAAGCGGCGCGTATTCCTTGTGCGCCTGTTAATACGTTCTCTCAAGCCCTCAGTGATGAACAAGTACAACACCGTAATATGGTGGTTGAGCTTACCTCGGGTGATGGCAACAAAACCAAAGGGCCGGGAAATCCTATTAAGTTTTCACGTACCACAGACGAAGTATTCTCGCCTGCACCCAAGGTAGGCGAACACACTAAGGATGTGTTGAAAGATTTAGTAGGCATGAGTGACAGTGAGTTAGCCCTTTTATTTGAGAAAAAGGTAGTTCGCTGATGAAAACGAAAGGAAAAATCATCATCAACGATGTTGGCCCCAGAGATGGCCTACAGAATCAGAAAAAGCACCTGAGTGTGGATGAGCGACTTGCATTAATAAATGCATTAGTTGCAGCTGGATTACCCGCCATTGAAGTAGGGGCTTTTGTATCGCCTAAAGCGGTTCCCGCTATGGCGGGGACAGATGAGGTGATTAATCAACTCGCGGCCAAAGATAAGGTGGCGTATTCAGTGCTTATACCCAACGAAAGAGGGTTTAGCACTGGGGTTGAATTAAATGTGCCGCTGATGTCACTGGTAGTTGCTGCCAGTACAACGATGAACGAAAAAAATATTCGAATGACGACTACCCAAGCGCTGTCTATGTCATCTGACGTGCTTGCTCTAGCCACACAATTAAATCGTAAAGTGCAAGCTTATGTTGCAACAGCATGGGAATGCCCTTTTGAAGGGCACATCAGCGTGGATGAAGTGATTAAAGTATCAGCCGCATTATTAGATGCTGGGGCTGCTCACATTGTGGTGGCCGATACGATTGGTGCGGCATCTCCAGATCAGGTACATGCGCTGATGAGCAAAATGGTATCGGAGTTTGGCGCCAACAAATTGTCGTGCCATTTTCATGATACACGCGCAATGGGCGTTGCAAACGTTTACGCCGCGATTGAAGCGGGTATTCGACAATTTGATGCATCAATAGCGGGCTTGGGTGGCTGCCCATTTGCACCGGGCGCCACCGGAAATGTAGCGACAGAAGACGTGGTGCTGCTAGTAGAGCAAATGGGTTATAGCACAGGCATAGATATGGGCCTGTTACTTGCAGCATCGGACAAAGCCAAGGCATTAACAGGCACAGCACGTGGTGGACATGCTAAAACCTGGTTAGAACAACAAGAAAATAAAAGGGGAAGCAAATGAGTTATCGATTAGGGGTTGATGTAGGCGGAACCTTTACCGACCTACTATTAATTAACGAAATATCTGGGGAAACCTTTACTGCAAAAGTGCCTTCTACACCGCACGATTCTTCCGTTGGGGTGCTTAACGGCATAGACCGTATTTGTGAAGAATCAGGTGTTAATGTTACTGATATCGCGCGTGTTATGCACGGTACAACTGTTGCAACCAATGCGGTATTAACTGGCAAAGGGGCAAGTGTCGCACTGGTTACCACACAAGGCTATAAGCACGTGCTGCAAGTGGCACGTTCATTTTGTCCGGGGGGGCTGGGAGGCTGGGTAAGCTACATGAAGAAGCCTTTGCTTGCACCGTTAGAACTCACCATTGAAGCAAGTGAAAGAGTGGGCGCTGATGGCAGTATTGTAAAAGCCCTAGACGAAGAGAAGCTCACGCAAAGCTTACAGGCATTAAAAGATAAAGGTGGATTTACTGCACTCACTATCTCTTTTATAAACGCCTATGTGAACGGAGAGAACGAGCGCCAAGCTCAAGCGGTTGCACAGCGTGTTTTCCCTGATATGCCAATCTCTATTTCTTCTGATGTTGTTCCTGAATTGCAAGAATACGAGCGAACTGAAACCACAGTGGTAAACAGTTACGTTCGCCCTGAAGTAGCCAAATATGTCGATAATTTATATGGCGCGCTAACCGATCGTATGGGCAGTGATATTCATCTGTCTATCTTGCGCTCAGATGGCGGGCTGGCGTCTGCACGTTCAGCCGCAGAAAGCCCAGTTAACTTGCTAATGTCTGGTCCTGCTGGCGGTGTAGCGGGGGCTATCCATTTTTGTAAACAAGGTGGGTTTAACGACATACTCACTTTTGATATGGGCGGTACGTCTACTGATGTTGCACTAATACAAAATGCGACAGCACGGGTAAGACGAGAAACTCGTGTTGGAGATGTTACCGTACGTGCACCATCGGTAGACGTAAGAACCGTTGGCGCTGGTGGTGGCTCTATTGCTTTTGTGCCTGAACTGACTAAAGCACTGCGCGTAGGTCCAGAGTCAGCTGGCGCTAAACCGGGCCCAGCGGCTTATATGAAAGGCGGTGTAGAACCAACGGTATGCGACGCCAATGTGGTACTCGGTTATCTTCCTTCAGATGTGCAGCTTGGTGGCAAAATGGCTATCAATCGAGACGCTGCAGTAGCGGCGGTAAAAAAAGTGGCAGACGCCATGGATATTTCGGTTGAAGAAGCGGCTGAAGGTATCATTAAGATTGCTAACGAAGCTATGTTCGGCGCCCTTCGGTTAGTGTCGGTAGAGCAAGGATTCGATCCAAGAGAGTTTGCCCTTGTAGGGTTTGGCGGAGCTGGTCCATTACATGCCAATGCACTGGGTATGCTAACCCAAGCGTGGCCTGCCATTATTCCTCCTGGTCCGGGCGTATTATGTGCTTATGGTGACGCCACCACACAGGTACGTGACGAGGCCTCCCAAACACTGGTTTCGCTAATCGACAACCTCAGCGACGATGCATTTAAGCATGTACTCACTGAATTAGCAGAAAAAGCATCTTCTACCCTGCTCGCCGATGGAATTTCAATGGACGAGCAAACTATTACTTATGAAGCGGATGTTCGCTACACCGGGCAAGCCTTTCAACTCTGCGTTCCTTTTTCTAAGCAAGATATTGAAGACAATGGACTTTCTTTACTTAAAAAGCACTTTGATGCTGAACATACGCAGCTATTCACCTTTGAGTTAGAAGAGGGCCATGAGGTTGTGATGGTTCGCGCAGTTGCCACAGCAAAAAGCAAAGCGCTCCCGGCTCCTCCGCCTGTCAACACCAGTTATACCTTGGAAGATTGCATGTTAACCGATAGCCAAATTTATTATGAAGGTAGCTATCACGATGCAATCATTTATGAGCGTAGAAAACTTCACGAAGCGTTATCGGTCAAGGGCCCCGCTGTAATTTGTGAAATGGACTCGACTACCGTGGTTCTCCCTGGTTACGTTGCAACCGTTGATGCGGTGGGCAACCTATTACTTAACCCGTTAAGCAGCCCTGAATCGACTGGCAAATAAGGAGGCGTTATGAATAATAAAATTAAACAAACGAACACAGCTGAGTTGACCAGAATTGACGTTGATACGGTTACCGTTGATATCATTGAAAATGCATTGCGTAATGCCAGAGAGGAAATGGATGCGGTGTTATTTCGTACCGCAATGAGCCCAGGGATCCGCGAGCAGGGTGATTGCTTTCCCATGATTGCTAATAAAGACGGCAAAATGGTAGTAGGGCAATTTGGTTCTTTTATCCATGGCTTCCTAAGTGCATTTGAGGGCGAATTGGAAGAAGGGGATATCATCCTTACCAACGACCCTTACATGACAAATGCAGCCGTTTCCCATTTACCCGACTGGATTATTCTTGTTCCTATCTTTAAAGAGGGGCGACACATTGCGTGGACTGCAATGTTTGGTCATATGTCAGATAACGGCGGAATGGTGCCAGGTTCTATACCCATTAAAGCGGAAACCATATTTCAAGAAGGTATTCGAATTCCACCCACAAAACTTTATAAAAAGGGTGTGCTACAACGCGATATATTAGAGCTCATTTTACATAATGTGCGAACGCC encodes:
- a CDS encoding glyoxalase is translated as MVQNIHHINFLVRELDKAVAAFAELTNTHPIFEPLSSRGANSARFQLGDTWLVFVSPTDENGIIASILEEKGEGVFLISFGSDDLSKTLAGLTGNPRMGEMRKGLANWYVQDISLDYDFGSILQLCEAL
- a CDS encoding sigma 54-interacting transcriptional regulator, whose protein sequence is MENNNVKSVRLVQPQLRILIVGYNEFSQLVGSVLPEYVGEAQFKIVDSIVGSTKEIQQHISEFDPDVIVSAGSNARYLQSALSIPVVSMQTTEWDVFEAVEKASKVSKSIHIISFAEASCAAKLADSHLNINIVESIYLTADQAREQFHIASQSEGIAVVGASLVCGLANSKGIPSFLIYTERSCRKTLQSAIDEAKRARLLAKEQALVSWLLTKSQTPIIMVDESDDALTLNSAAKHHLNLSTNAEVDLDALIHPSGGKRETDGECEINGEEWWFHLDTLSEGSTSKFVYQLYRKKLRKTPSKQAASPRHDLVYQSNEIEAVLQQVKAFSTSPSNVLLFGESGTGKELVARQIHHQGPYAGGKFVALNCSAIPSELFEGELFGHQDGAYTGSKRGGRKGLIEEAENGALFLDEISELALDQQAKLLRFLQERSYRPLGGNQEREVDLKLIAASNRSLSEMVNEGAFREDLYYRLNVFNISIPPLRERPDDILHIAAHKLEKLLNRYGVLHSPSTILEHLNDSFAAHNWPGNIRELENVLERVVAYLHTVNDLGRLQTALSQIAPELSGGRQPVLTDKGIIKIKENELILAALARWKGDKRKAAQDLGISQTTLWRRLKTINHNNN
- a CDS encoding TonB-dependent receptor, which translates into the protein MQTTGKTYLALQVSLALTIGSSAIPAFAQEEKQATSELVEIISISRKRPESIQEVPIAVTALSARELEAAGVERPSDFISLIPNVSIVDAANVGDTQVNIRGIISTRDAESTFAYVVDGVLQTNPNSFNEGLTDIAQIEVLKGPQGALYGRNAVAGAILITTEKPSDVMEARIEGGVGNNNSQRYSGMLTGPLADNVFGRIVVAHSTTDGFYENVYLGRDDAVDYLEDTSVKGRLIWEATDDLTYDFRGSYSEAKGGAINFNAVFALPSFVEDFGQDAFFKDVNDHEFIFAFNVPGENEQKTTEFSVKADWQGDGFDVTSVLAYNNLEEYLLSDGTSASFYGYEITEQCQTDRATLNNLPVDFGGAGRSDLFGDFLSPFVVLPPGQDFQGVYGPYTPSTCDGYQYQERSQQDYSGEIRFTSNDTDSPLQWIAGVYFANIDRDVVVAYGADLGQGFLRQAYVPADGPNPTDLLFDDTFSTTVLSTFGQIEYDVNDKWEVSFALRYDNESREVANNVPNVSASGFNVNTIVDGVVGPINPAFTANPDGIPDREQSFSQWQPKLTVSYEASDALNLYASYGVGFRSGGFNSIGTEATLDFWFNASGTGTPGDAVDAQLIVPDNYDKEITTSIEFGGKGTFLDNRLKVNSAVFHTKVEDNQFFEFFAGPFGLLRAVTTIDELEIQGFEMDANYRVNDNLSVFAGLGLIDSEIIENRNRPLSVGNEAPQTPKSSYTLGISYDHEITSDLQLTTRIDYQYVGETHFHTLQGEETPTIWDFFGTLGGGVPPGPHSQNFSNAQRDAYSTVNARISIEGEMWTVALWGKNLTDEAYLQEVIPAPEFGGSFVHPSALRSYGLELSMSF
- a CDS encoding CaiB/BaiF CoA transferase family protein, whose amino-acid sequence is MNKPLSGITVIDLTHMLSGPYCGMILADLGAETIKVEPLQGEGTRKLLATDPDNSLDGMGAYFITLNRNKKSVCIDLKSEEGLNVFYELVKKADVVVNNFGAGVPTRLKIDYEQLSKINPEIITCSITGFGSNGPKFKRPAFDQVAQATGGGMSITGTDPNHPVRAGIPIGDLGGGMFAVMGIQAALLERAKSGKGQDVDISMLDCQISLLNYMATMYFLSEKDPFPIGNSHFVHVPYNTFKTADGFIVIAVITDNFWQNLKTVVKIDALDLPEFDTQPGRWAKKDFIDETLNQTLQTQTSSYWIEKLEAARIPCAPVNTFSQALSDEQVQHRNMVVELTSGDGNKTKGPGNPIKFSRTTDEVFSPAPKVGEHTKDVLKDLVGMSDSELALLFEKKVVR
- a CDS encoding hydroxymethylglutaryl-CoA lyase — translated: MKTKGKIIINDVGPRDGLQNQKKHLSVDERLALINALVAAGLPAIEVGAFVSPKAVPAMAGTDEVINQLAAKDKVAYSVLIPNERGFSTGVELNVPLMSLVVAASTTMNEKNIRMTTTQALSMSSDVLALATQLNRKVQAYVATAWECPFEGHISVDEVIKVSAALLDAGAAHIVVADTIGAASPDQVHALMSKMVSEFGANKLSCHFHDTRAMGVANVYAAIEAGIRQFDASIAGLGGCPFAPGATGNVATEDVVLLVEQMGYSTGIDMGLLLAASDKAKALTGTARGGHAKTWLEQQENKRGSK
- a CDS encoding hydantoinase/oxoprolinase family protein; its protein translation is MSYRLGVDVGGTFTDLLLINEISGETFTAKVPSTPHDSSVGVLNGIDRICEESGVNVTDIARVMHGTTVATNAVLTGKGASVALVTTQGYKHVLQVARSFCPGGLGGWVSYMKKPLLAPLELTIEASERVGADGSIVKALDEEKLTQSLQALKDKGGFTALTISFINAYVNGENERQAQAVAQRVFPDMPISISSDVVPELQEYERTETTVVNSYVRPEVAKYVDNLYGALTDRMGSDIHLSILRSDGGLASARSAAESPVNLLMSGPAGGVAGAIHFCKQGGFNDILTFDMGGTSTDVALIQNATARVRRETRVGDVTVRAPSVDVRTVGAGGGSIAFVPELTKALRVGPESAGAKPGPAAYMKGGVEPTVCDANVVLGYLPSDVQLGGKMAINRDAAVAAVKKVADAMDISVEEAAEGIIKIANEAMFGALRLVSVEQGFDPREFALVGFGGAGPLHANALGMLTQAWPAIIPPGPGVLCAYGDATTQVRDEASQTLVSLIDNLSDDAFKHVLTELAEKASSTLLADGISMDEQTITYEADVRYTGQAFQLCVPFSKQDIEDNGLSLLKKHFDAEHTQLFTFELEEGHEVVMVRAVATAKSKALPAPPPVNTSYTLEDCMLTDSQIYYEGSYHDAIIYERRKLHEALSVKGPAVICEMDSTTVVLPGYVATVDAVGNLLLNPLSSPESTGK